ATCTTTTACAAAACCCCACGCGCGGGAATCACTGGATTGGTCACGGTTATCGCCCATGAAGAAATAATTTCCTTCAGGCACAACAAACACCTGCGGGCTACCACCTTCGGCATCCGACAAGAAGCGAACTGTGTAAGCAGAACTATCCAGATTTTCTTCAGCAAAATATTTAAAACCGGCGTCTTGTCCCGGAAGATCCAGCGGTGTCAAAAGAAAGCTTTGTCCATTCACTGTGATTCGGCCATTGATGATTTCAATTTTATCGCCAGGAAGACCTATTAAGCGTTTGATGTAGTAAACGTCGGGATTTTCAGGGTACTTGAAAACGGCAATTTCTCCACGTTTTGGAGCAGACCATTTCACAAGCCAGGTGTTGCTAAAAGGAATATGTAAACCGTAAGCGAATTTTTTAACTAAGATATGATCATGAACCAAAAGATTTGGGATCATGCTACCAGAAGGAATGACAAAGGGTTCAACCACCGCCCAACGCACTCCAAACACAAGTAGTAACGGAAAAAGGAACGTTAGAATGGCTTGATTCCACGTTCCTTTTAAATTGGTCTGTTTTGAAGTGTCGCTTGTTTCAGACATTAATTAACTGGGTGGAAGAATCGGCCCCAACGCACAGTCAACGGATTGCACAGCATCGGCAGTACCGGAATTGTTTCTTCACAGCTTAACCATACGAACATCGCCCGGCCCAAAATGTTTTGCTTCGGCAAAAAGCCCCACACACGGCCGTCTGAAGAATTCATGCGGTTATCACCCATCACAAAAAGATGGTCGTTAGGAACAGTCACAGGCCCAAACGTTTCGTAGATATCGCCTTTGCGCAAAAGAATCGCGTGACCTTTGCCACCTGGAAGTTCTTCCCAGAATTCTACGTAGTTGTCTTTGTTGTCGTTGATATTGCCGTCACGTTGGAAGTCAGCATCGCGCAGCCATTCGAAATCTTCCATGTCTGCAGGAACTTTCTTTTCAACGGGCTTA
This is a stretch of genomic DNA from Bdellovibrio reynosensis. It encodes these proteins:
- the lepB gene encoding signal peptidase I, whose amino-acid sequence is MSETSDTSKQTNLKGTWNQAILTFLFPLLLVFGVRWAVVEPFVIPSGSMIPNLLVHDHILVKKFAYGLHIPFSNTWLVKWSAPKRGEIAVFKYPENPDVYYIKRLIGLPGDKIEIINGRITVNGQSFLLTPLDLPGQDAGFKYFAEENLDSSAYTVRFLSDAEGGSPQVFVVPEGNYFFMGDNRDQSSDSRAWGFVKDDYIVGKAWVVWLSCENTLPTMTFVCDPSQIRFQRLFKNVY
- the lepB gene encoding signal peptidase I — encoded protein: MSDNKNSWNWRTKHFWTEGWGSLFLAVFIALFIRWGFIEAYVIPSGSMLPSLLIHDHIFVNKLTYGLRVPFSEKWLVKFNEPKRGEVIVFKYPKDMSTFFIKRIVGESGDKIYYENGTLYVNDKPVEKKVPADMEDFEWLRDADFQRDGNINDNKDNYVEFWEELPGGKGHAILLRKGDIYETFGPVTVPNDHLFVMGDNRMNSSDGRVWGFLPKQNILGRAMFVWLSCEETIPVLPMLCNPLTVRWGRFFHPVN